In Alicyclobacillus macrosporangiidus CPP55, a single window of DNA contains:
- a CDS encoding transposase — MPGRKWTVDEKMNVVLEGMMPGANISEVCRRHGVAQSLYYRWREAFLAGGRAGLQSGPSTREQELEKELQEARAKIGELTMQVDVLRKKSNWGRK; from the coding sequence ATGCCGGGACGTAAGTGGACAGTGGACGAAAAGATGAACGTCGTGCTCGAGGGCATGATGCCCGGTGCGAACATCAGCGAGGTATGTCGGCGGCATGGCGTGGCCCAGAGTCTGTATTACAGGTGGCGTGAAGCGTTCCTGGCTGGTGGACGGGCTGGACTTCAGTCCGGACCCTCTACGAGGGAGCAGGAGCTGGAGAAGGAGTTGCAGGAGGCTCGGGCTAAGATCGGTGAACTTACGATGCAGGTGGATGTGTTGCGAAAAAAATCGAATTGGGGCCGGAAGTAA
- the tnpB gene encoding IS66 family insertion sequence element accessory protein TnpB (TnpB, as the term is used for proteins encoded by IS66 family insertion elements, is considered an accessory protein, since TnpC, encoded by a neighboring gene, is a DDE family transposase.), which yields MLNIGTGPELRVYLACGSTDMRKSIDGLAALVQESFELDPFSPCIFVFCSRKRDKLKILYWEHNGFWLYYRRLERGRFQWPDTSAGKTVVIGRRELNWLLDGLSLTQQKAHPQVSAKRVV from the coding sequence ATGCTGAACATCGGTACCGGACCGGAACTGCGTGTGTACCTGGCATGCGGCAGCACAGACATGCGCAAATCCATCGACGGCTTGGCAGCCTTGGTTCAGGAGTCTTTCGAGCTGGATCCGTTTTCTCCGTGCATTTTCGTCTTTTGTAGCCGGAAGCGGGACAAGCTGAAAATCCTGTACTGGGAGCACAACGGCTTCTGGCTGTATTACCGACGCCTGGAGCGTGGACGGTTTCAATGGCCTGACACCAGTGCCGGCAAGACTGTCGTCATTGGCCGACGGGAACTGAACTGGCTGCTGGACGGGCTGTCACTCACCCAGCAGAAGGCCCACCCGCAGGTCTCAGCCAAGAGAGTGGTGTGA
- a CDS encoding IS110 family transposase: MEVVHERCCGLDVHKKKVVACVLTPEGKEIRTFGTMTEDLQAMCQWIRQHGCTHVAMESTGVYWKPIYNLLEDQGLEILVVNAQHIKQVPGRKTDVKDAEWIAQLLQHGLLKGSYIPSREQRELRELIRYRKSLIRERASEVNRLQKVLEGANIKLASVASDVLGASGRAMLEELIAGNTDEQSMAALAKGRLRNKTKELEQALKGIVRPHQRKLLAIQLQHIDELDELIEEVSAEIARRMRPFEEDLARLEGIPGVGRKAAEMIVAEVGTDMSRFPTAAHLASWAGLCPGNHESAGKRYSGKTRKGDGWLRETMIECARAAARGKNTRLSARYHRIAARRGTKRAAVALAHTLLVIVYHLLKHKVAYQDLGPDYYDRQNRETLIRRHVHRLKQLGVQVVITGEAS, from the coding sequence ATGGAAGTCGTGCATGAACGTTGCTGCGGGCTGGATGTGCACAAGAAGAAGGTTGTTGCGTGTGTACTCACCCCTGAAGGCAAAGAGATTCGCACATTCGGCACGATGACGGAAGATCTCCAAGCGATGTGCCAATGGATTCGCCAACACGGCTGCACACATGTGGCGATGGAGAGTACCGGCGTGTACTGGAAACCGATTTACAACCTATTAGAGGACCAGGGGCTTGAAATTCTTGTAGTGAACGCACAGCACATCAAACAGGTACCCGGGCGTAAGACCGATGTCAAAGATGCGGAGTGGATCGCGCAGCTTCTGCAACATGGACTTCTGAAGGGCAGCTACATTCCCTCGCGTGAGCAACGAGAGTTGCGTGAGTTGATTCGTTACCGGAAGTCGCTCATTCGCGAGCGTGCGAGTGAAGTGAACCGACTCCAAAAAGTCCTAGAAGGCGCGAATATCAAGCTGGCATCGGTCGCTTCGGACGTGCTCGGTGCGAGCGGGCGTGCGATGCTGGAAGAACTCATCGCTGGGAACACCGACGAACAAAGCATGGCTGCTCTCGCGAAAGGCCGATTGCGGAACAAGACGAAGGAGCTTGAGCAGGCGCTCAAAGGCATTGTGCGTCCTCATCAGCGGAAGCTGCTGGCCATTCAGCTTCAACACATTGATGAGTTAGACGAGTTAATCGAGGAAGTGAGCGCCGAGATAGCGCGGCGGATGCGCCCTTTTGAAGAAGACCTGGCGCGTCTCGAGGGGATTCCGGGGGTTGGGCGAAAGGCGGCAGAAATGATTGTGGCGGAAGTCGGGACGGATATGAGTCGGTTTCCGACCGCAGCGCATCTGGCATCCTGGGCAGGACTGTGTCCCGGGAACCACGAGAGTGCGGGAAAACGATACAGTGGAAAAACACGCAAGGGTGACGGATGGTTGCGAGAAACGATGATCGAATGCGCACGCGCTGCCGCCCGAGGCAAAAACACCCGCCTTTCCGCCCGATATCACCGGATTGCTGCGCGCCGGGGAACGAAACGTGCAGCGGTCGCTCTGGCGCACACCCTGCTGGTCATCGTATACCACCTGCTTAAGCACAAGGTTGCCTATCAAGACCTGGGACCTGATTACTACGATCGGCAGAATCGAGAAACGTTGATTCGACGCCACGTGCATCGGCTGAAGCAATTGGGCGTACAAGTTGTCATCACTGGGGAAGCCTCCTGA
- a CDS encoding DMT family transporter: MEYIFERVSFEALNQNHENKNVFISVGKRIWNSRWTADISLLLVALIWGTTYVASKDVVSSVPVLQFLFIRFALTTVLMLPLTFGAIRRADRSTWLTGLVFGLFLLAIFTLETYGVANTSAANAGFIISLFAVMVPLIDSIVYRRRAKLGLLGAVVLSVLGTALLTMRGAQIHVNLGDLLVLGAALCRASQMTLTKKMTDGKQVDSGALTTIQLGVVAIGSGVVSMFQHPSLTGLTLSFWLITGYLAVFATMFAFFIQMTMIRRTSPARVAVLMSSEPVFAAVCSVLLLGEHLSVVEMVGGLCIVAAMLWGRRIS, encoded by the coding sequence GTGGAGTATATTTTTGAACGGGTAAGTTTCGAGGCGTTGAATCAAAACCACGAAAACAAAAACGTATTTATTTCGGTCGGGAAGAGGATTTGGAACTCACGGTGGACGGCGGACATTTCCCTGCTGCTGGTTGCTCTCATCTGGGGAACCACGTACGTTGCCTCGAAGGATGTTGTCTCATCCGTACCCGTTTTACAGTTCCTTTTCATTCGGTTTGCTCTGACAACCGTTCTCATGCTGCCGCTGACGTTCGGTGCCATTCGACGGGCTGACCGCTCAACGTGGCTCACCGGTCTTGTGTTTGGCCTGTTTCTCTTAGCAATCTTTACATTAGAGACGTACGGGGTGGCGAATACCTCGGCTGCCAATGCCGGATTCATCATTAGCTTGTTTGCTGTGATGGTTCCCCTGATAGACAGCATCGTTTACCGCAGGCGGGCGAAACTAGGGCTTCTTGGTGCTGTCGTGTTATCCGTCTTGGGCACGGCTTTGCTCACGATGCGTGGGGCTCAGATTCATGTCAATCTTGGAGACTTGCTGGTTCTTGGAGCGGCACTCTGTCGAGCGAGCCAAATGACGTTGACGAAGAAAATGACGGACGGGAAACAGGTGGATTCCGGGGCGCTCACCACTATCCAGCTTGGCGTCGTTGCGATTGGATCCGGCGTTGTGAGTATGTTTCAACACCCATCTCTTACAGGCTTAACGCTTTCGTTTTGGCTCATCACAGGGTATCTTGCAGTTTTTGCAACGATGTTCGCATTTTTCATCCAGATGACTATGATTCGGCGGACGTCGCCTGCTCGAGTGGCGGTTCTGATGAGTAGTGAGCCTGTATTTGCGGCCGTGTGTTCCGTGCTGCTTCTTGGAGAACATCTCTCCGTTGTAGAGATGGTGGGTGGGTTGTGTATCGTGGCCGCCATGCTATGGGGGAGGAGGATTTCTTAA
- the istB gene encoding IS21-like element helper ATPase IstB, whose amino-acid sequence MSDDVHAAMVEIYCKELKMPGLRKAYAALAREAGVHSHSPVQYLAACLAEEIESRKASRLQAYTQQARFPAHKTLQEFDFTAIPTLQKQRIVHLAGGDFIRAKENVICMGASGTGKTHIAIAIGLAAISAGYRVRFITVMQLVQELLQAESEYRLPRYLRTWDKYDLVCLDELGYVSLTQGGPLLFQFCAERYEKGSILITTNLEFAKWTDVFHDATLTTALLDRLTHHSHILLFEGESYRFRESQRRVAAQL is encoded by the coding sequence ATGTCTGACGACGTACACGCGGCCATGGTGGAGATTTACTGCAAGGAGTTGAAGATGCCGGGCTTACGCAAGGCGTACGCGGCGCTGGCAAGGGAGGCGGGAGTGCACAGCCACTCCCCCGTCCAGTACCTTGCCGCCTGCCTCGCCGAGGAGATTGAGTCGAGGAAGGCCAGTCGGCTGCAGGCCTACACCCAACAGGCGCGGTTTCCCGCCCACAAGACCCTGCAGGAGTTCGACTTCACCGCGATTCCGACGCTGCAGAAGCAGCGGATTGTGCACCTGGCGGGAGGAGACTTCATTCGGGCCAAGGAAAACGTGATCTGCATGGGCGCTAGCGGAACGGGCAAGACGCACATTGCGATAGCCATCGGGCTGGCCGCCATCTCAGCGGGCTACAGAGTGCGGTTCATCACCGTCATGCAGCTGGTCCAGGAGCTCTTACAGGCAGAGTCAGAGTACCGACTGCCCAGATACCTTCGGACGTGGGACAAGTACGACCTGGTCTGCTTGGACGAGTTAGGGTATGTATCCTTAACTCAAGGTGGGCCACTACTGTTCCAATTCTGTGCGGAGCGGTACGAGAAGGGCAGCATCCTCATCACGACGAACCTGGAGTTCGCGAAATGGACGGACGTGTTCCACGACGCGACGCTGACGACAGCCCTCCTCGACCGACTGACCCACCACTCCCACATCCTGCTGTTTGAAGGCGAATCCTACCGATTCCGAGAGAGCCAAAGACGAGTTGCAGCCCAGCTGTGA
- a CDS encoding class I SAM-dependent methyltransferase, translating to MATLMNSYWNARYANGRIWGDDPCPSALMANEHFRSANVKDLLVPGCGYGRNSVFFAEKGYRVTAFDVSDVAIELATAQARERSIDIDYAVGDIFDAAFLTGKEFDGIYLSNVLHLFLAAERDKLVRRLTSLLKRGGTFAFSCISVFDTNNYGIGPEVEPNTFEKHEGKPLHFFDEIEIRTMLEADYKILEQKLHVQTEADPSGETEDLQLWFVAAQKL from the coding sequence TTGGCTACATTGATGAATTCATATTGGAACGCCAGGTACGCAAACGGCCGCATCTGGGGTGATGATCCATGTCCCTCCGCTTTGATGGCAAACGAGCATTTCAGATCGGCGAACGTGAAAGATCTGCTCGTGCCGGGTTGTGGGTACGGCCGGAACAGTGTTTTCTTTGCAGAAAAAGGCTATCGAGTAACGGCGTTTGATGTATCTGATGTCGCTATCGAACTGGCCACTGCGCAGGCTAGGGAACGTTCTATCGACATCGATTACGCAGTGGGGGACATTTTTGACGCCGCATTTCTGACTGGGAAGGAGTTTGACGGGATATATCTGTCCAACGTGCTTCACCTGTTTTTGGCAGCCGAACGGGACAAACTAGTCCGTCGACTGACTTCACTCCTGAAACGAGGCGGTACTTTTGCGTTCTCTTGTATTTCAGTTTTCGACACGAACAACTACGGGATTGGCCCTGAAGTTGAGCCGAATACATTTGAGAAACATGAGGGAAAGCCTCTGCATTTTTTTGATGAGATAGAGATTCGGACGATGCTTGAAGCGGACTACAAGATTTTGGAACAGAAGCTTCATGTTCAAACTGAAGCTGACCCGAGTGGCGAGACCGAGGATTTGCAGCTCTGGTTCGTAGCTGCACAAAAGTTGTAG
- a CDS encoding Lrp/AsnC ligand binding domain-containing protein, with product MMVSIRMTTSGGNYDRLTETIQHMDEILECHRLTGSDCFIMKAVVSSIGHLEDLIKRLIPFGSVNTSVVLSSPVKHRTITGPISDPRIT from the coding sequence ATGATGGTGTCCATTCGGATGACAACATCCGGTGGCAATTACGATCGACTGACAGAGACCATTCAGCATATGGATGAAATCCTCGAGTGCCACCGCTTGACCGGGAGTGACTGCTTTATCATGAAAGCCGTCGTATCTTCCATTGGCCATTTGGAAGATCTGATCAAACGCCTCATTCCATTTGGCTCAGTGAATACTTCTGTCGTTTTGTCGTCGCCAGTCAAGCATCGAACCATCACTGGGCCTATCAGCGATCCACGAATAACGTAA
- the tnpA gene encoding IS66 family insertion sequence element accessory protein TnpA, giving the protein MTKAELEELRELWRARVADFRASGQTGAAWCAAHQIKEHQLWYWVGKFKAEQVEPQPRFVPIHVQEPTGEVDKPLSVRVGPAIIEVTPGYDTELLRDVVRTLSGLC; this is encoded by the coding sequence GTGACGAAAGCGGAGTTGGAAGAGCTTCGTGAGCTTTGGCGCGCCCGCGTGGCCGACTTCCGGGCCAGCGGACAGACGGGCGCCGCATGGTGTGCTGCCCACCAGATCAAGGAGCACCAGCTGTGGTATTGGGTGGGCAAGTTCAAGGCGGAGCAGGTCGAGCCGCAGCCTCGTTTTGTCCCCATTCATGTCCAGGAACCGACCGGAGAGGTGGACAAGCCGCTGTCCGTCCGAGTGGGCCCGGCCATCATCGAGGTCACACCCGGTTACGACACTGAACTGCTGCGCGATGTGGTACGCACGTTGTCCGGCCTATGCTGA
- the istA gene encoding IS21 family transposase, which produces MVDKEYIRKRYYVDGWSIRKISRQCQVSRQTVRKMLADADIPKYRLTKPRSRPAMERWIPVIESWLKEEEKAGAPKKQRYVSSRIYERLQEEYGEEFTAAESTVRYWVSRLRKRRQEAYIPLASDAGELAQADFGRVVVKINGKKTEVSLFVMRLRYSGVIFACAFSTEKIEAFLEGHRRAFEWFGGVPRSVRYDNPKTAVTKILAGPAREEHVLLSNLRAHYLFDSEFCRPGEPHEKGSVENGVGYVRRHTCVPVPDVADLDPLNDLILQWCEKERGKRWSAWEQERAGLRALPERPHCCATTRPVTVNKLCLVSFDHNRYSVPSIYVGKTLLLRVYAERIEVLDRERVVASHPRSHERQQTIMDLGHYLPVLAYKPHAATHAAVVRQLPEVYQRIRVRMANSRPDGYKDFVAILMLHQVWRAEDILRAIEEIGPDVVTANQSKRHLLRTSPESAGIVPDSLQMYRLAQPNPSRYDALTKGVVH; this is translated from the coding sequence ATGGTCGACAAGGAGTATATCAGAAAGCGGTACTATGTGGACGGGTGGTCGATACGTAAAATCAGCCGGCAATGCCAAGTGTCGCGACAAACAGTGCGCAAGATGCTGGCCGACGCTGATATCCCCAAGTATCGGTTGACCAAACCCCGCTCCCGCCCGGCTATGGAACGATGGATCCCCGTCATCGAGTCCTGGCTTAAGGAGGAGGAGAAGGCGGGAGCCCCCAAGAAACAGCGGTATGTGTCCTCAAGAATCTACGAGCGGCTGCAGGAGGAGTACGGCGAGGAGTTCACCGCGGCTGAATCCACCGTCCGGTACTGGGTAAGCAGGCTGAGAAAACGCAGGCAGGAGGCGTATATCCCACTTGCTTCGGACGCCGGTGAGCTGGCGCAGGCCGACTTCGGGCGAGTCGTTGTGAAGATAAACGGCAAGAAGACGGAGGTCAGCCTGTTCGTCATGCGGCTGCGGTACAGCGGCGTCATCTTTGCCTGTGCCTTCTCTACGGAGAAGATTGAAGCGTTCCTCGAGGGTCACCGCCGCGCATTCGAATGGTTCGGTGGCGTGCCACGCAGTGTTCGCTACGACAACCCAAAAACCGCGGTTACCAAGATCCTGGCTGGCCCCGCCCGCGAGGAGCACGTGCTTCTGTCCAACCTGCGTGCCCACTACCTGTTCGACAGCGAATTCTGCCGTCCCGGTGAACCACACGAGAAAGGCAGCGTCGAAAACGGCGTTGGTTACGTCCGCCGCCATACGTGTGTTCCCGTTCCTGACGTGGCCGACCTGGATCCCCTGAACGACCTGATTCTTCAGTGGTGCGAGAAAGAGCGTGGCAAACGGTGGTCCGCTTGGGAGCAAGAGCGGGCAGGGCTGCGTGCACTGCCGGAGCGCCCTCACTGTTGCGCTACCACACGGCCCGTCACGGTGAACAAGCTGTGTCTCGTCAGCTTTGACCACAACCGCTACTCCGTCCCCAGCATATACGTGGGCAAGACGCTGCTGTTGAGGGTGTATGCCGAGCGGATTGAGGTGCTCGACAGGGAACGGGTGGTGGCCAGTCACCCCAGGAGCCACGAGCGTCAACAGACCATCATGGACCTCGGACACTATCTGCCGGTTTTGGCTTACAAACCACATGCCGCCACGCACGCGGCGGTCGTCCGGCAGTTACCGGAGGTGTACCAACGCATCCGGGTCCGGATGGCGAACAGCAGACCGGATGGATACAAGGACTTCGTAGCCATCCTCATGCTGCACCAGGTCTGGCGAGCGGAGGACATTCTGCGAGCGATTGAGGAAATTGGGCCGGATGTCGTTACAGCCAACCAGAGCAAGCGGCATCTATTACGCACCTCACCGGAATCCGCGGGCATCGTGCCAGACAGTTTGCAAATGTATCGCCTCGCGCAGCCCAATCCGTCCAGATACGACGCACTGACGAAAGGGGTGGTCCACTGA
- a CDS encoding DUF523 domain-containing protein: MKVVSACLAGCKCRYDQRAATGHDIEAMVRSGEAISVCPEQMGGLPTPRNPAEVVGGDGFYVLDGRAKVIDSQGNGVTDEFIRCAEQALRLAQMVVEVVFRRVCVQKTAAVFWAFGLRIWRP; the protein is encoded by the coding sequence ATGAAGGTAGTCAGCGCATGCTTGGCAGGATGTAAATGTCGATACGACCAAAGAGCAGCGACGGGCCACGATATTGAGGCGATGGTTCGTTCTGGAGAGGCGATATCAGTCTGCCCTGAGCAAATGGGAGGTCTACCTACGCCAAGGAATCCCGCCGAAGTTGTCGGCGGTGACGGATTTTATGTGCTCGACGGGAGAGCCAAGGTCATCGACTCACAGGGCAATGGTGTTACCGATGAATTTATTCGTTGTGCTGAACAGGCACTTCGACTTGCACAAATGGTAGTTGAGGTGGTGTTCCGCAGGGTCTGCGTGCAAAAAACCGCTGCGGTTTTCTGGGCTTTTGGACTTCGCATATGGCGCCCTTAA
- a CDS encoding Gfo/Idh/MocA family oxidoreductase — protein MPIRVGIIGTGFGATVHAPILKQHPKYDLVSIASMRPGRATDVAVDLGIPNAYDDWRQMMNAGGLDLIVIATILAPESTQTEGMG, from the coding sequence ATGCCGATACGTGTTGGCATCATTGGGACCGGTTTCGGTGCCACCGTCCATGCCCCAATTCTCAAACAGCACCCTAAGTACGATCTCGTTTCCATTGCCAGTATGCGTCCTGGACGAGCTACAGACGTGGCCGTCGATCTTGGCATACCGAATGCGTACGATGATTGGCGACAGATGATGAACGCCGGTGGATTGGATTTGATTGTGATTGCCACTATACTTGCCCCAGAGTCAACCCAGACAGAAGGGATGGGTTAA
- a CDS encoding VOC family protein, translating into MKGFSHVTINVSNLEKSLRFYVEILGMRLVHHGRKDAYLEWGAAWICLQERPELTPQRQQIGVDHVALYIEPDQFRAAVEVLRTANVPIVRGPVERGGGWTVNFLDPDGTQLEFHTGTLAERMKVWR; encoded by the coding sequence ATTAAGGGCTTTAGCCACGTGACTATCAACGTATCTAACCTAGAAAAATCCCTTCGGTTTTACGTTGAAATCCTCGGTATGAGGCTGGTTCACCACGGCCGCAAGGATGCCTATCTTGAGTGGGGAGCGGCATGGATCTGTCTCCAAGAGAGACCAGAACTTACGCCACAGAGACAGCAAATCGGGGTCGACCATGTGGCGCTCTACATAGAGCCCGACCAATTTCGTGCGGCGGTGGAGGTTCTCCGAACAGCCAATGTTCCGATTGTGAGGGGTCCGGTTGAACGTGGTGGCGGTTGGACGGTAAATTTTCTCGATCCCGATGGCACACAGCTTGAGTTTCACACAGGTACTTTGGCGGAACGGATGAAGGTGTGGAGGTGA
- a CDS encoding DNA topology modulation protein encodes MRKVAIIGSPGAGKSTFARRLGDITGIEVFHLDRLFWKPGWVQTPREEWISLQHRLVKQGSWIIDGNYGATMDIRIQAADTVIFLDIPRRVCLWRIAKRIIRSHGRTRPDMAEGCPEKIDLEFLRYTWRFRQREQAKIVKRLAEARRQGKQVVWLKSRQQVEEYLAALQQC; translated from the coding sequence ATGAGAAAGGTGGCCATCATTGGCTCGCCAGGAGCCGGCAAGTCGACTTTTGCACGTCGACTTGGTGACATCACCGGAATAGAGGTGTTCCACCTTGATCGGCTGTTCTGGAAACCAGGTTGGGTCCAGACACCAAGGGAAGAGTGGATCTCTCTCCAACACCGTCTGGTGAAACAGGGGTCTTGGATAATTGATGGAAATTACGGAGCCACGATGGACATTCGCATTCAAGCTGCGGACACTGTGATATTCCTCGACATCCCACGGCGTGTGTGCCTGTGGAGAATTGCAAAGAGGATCATCCGTTCTCACGGTCGAACGAGGCCCGACATGGCTGAAGGATGCCCCGAGAAGATTGATCTTGAGTTTCTTCGATACACATGGAGGTTTAGACAGCGGGAGCAAGCGAAGATTGTCAAGCGGTTGGCAGAGGCACGTCGACAAGGGAAGCAGGTCGTTTGGTTGAAATCGAGGCAGCAAGTCGAAGAGTATTTGGCTGCGTTACAACAGTGCTGA
- a CDS encoding IS3 family transposase, with protein sequence MGPEVNSRSLVCQLAKEGFPVPVIAKALGLNRTYCYSLLKPPVPKPNRPPVDKDALVKQWIRKLCEEFPTYGYRRIQVMLRRRYNLRVNHKRVYRLMKEMGLLVKSPRKGASRAKRRGKIPVTRSNEHFQCDMTKVWCGKDGWGYLFAVIDAYDREIVGYSFSRFCRTEDLLKAVDMALNYRFPNGVQGAGLTLRTDNGCQMTSRRFIEAMKACQINHERTGYNNPDADGYIERFFRSLKEEEVWLQEYSSFAEAKAAIESYIHFYNTDRPHSALGYRSPLEFRNWKMQQNAA encoded by the coding sequence TTGGGGCCGGAAGTAAATAGCCGTTCTTTGGTCTGTCAGCTCGCCAAAGAAGGGTTTCCGGTCCCAGTGATTGCAAAAGCGTTAGGGCTGAACCGGACGTACTGTTACAGCTTGCTGAAGCCGCCTGTGCCAAAGCCGAACCGGCCTCCTGTGGACAAGGACGCTCTGGTCAAACAGTGGATTCGGAAACTGTGCGAAGAATTCCCCACGTACGGATACCGGCGAATCCAAGTCATGCTGCGTCGCCGATACAACCTGCGGGTGAACCATAAGCGGGTGTATCGGCTGATGAAGGAAATGGGGCTGCTGGTGAAATCTCCGAGGAAGGGCGCTTCACGAGCGAAACGGCGAGGGAAGATACCGGTCACCAGGTCCAACGAGCATTTCCAGTGCGACATGACGAAGGTGTGGTGTGGGAAAGACGGATGGGGATATCTGTTTGCCGTGATTGACGCTTATGACCGGGAGATTGTGGGGTACTCGTTTTCCCGGTTCTGCCGTACGGAGGACCTGCTGAAGGCTGTGGATATGGCGCTGAACTATCGCTTCCCGAATGGCGTTCAAGGTGCCGGTTTGACATTACGAACGGACAATGGCTGCCAGATGACGAGTCGACGGTTCATCGAAGCGATGAAGGCCTGCCAAATCAACCACGAGCGGACGGGGTACAACAACCCTGATGCTGACGGATACATCGAGCGATTCTTCCGGTCGCTGAAGGAGGAGGAGGTCTGGCTGCAGGAATACAGCAGCTTTGCCGAGGCGAAAGCGGCGATTGAGTCGTACATTCACTTTTACAACACGGACCGACCACATTCCGCACTAGGTTATCGCTCGCCGTTGGAATTCAGAAATTGGAAAATGCAACAAAACGCAGCGTGA
- a CDS encoding Gfo/Idh/MocA family protein: MAEVSHGSARVAAMNFEWRYLPERQAVQRILNGRQLGDIIQVNWSEVWPLWPQIRESEASWHWLAEEGGGMLGAIGSHIIDALCHWFGPFAIIQGQTVNHVPRRKSGLDWVGTTAEDSFSFIGRFESGPTCAVSCTVAAVGRPLQIEIIGTEGTLRINGHELTMATAQTKQFHPVQLEPLMDASSFPKEIEGYIHAQWRLYDELAKAIGGLHCPHLPTMDDAVRVQAVMDAIRRIQIKADI, encoded by the coding sequence ATGGCCGAGGTCTCGCATGGAAGCGCCAGGGTTGCTGCGATGAACTTCGAGTGGCGGTATCTGCCGGAGCGTCAGGCTGTCCAACGGATCCTGAACGGTCGCCAACTGGGGGACATCATCCAGGTGAATTGGTCGGAAGTTTGGCCCCTTTGGCCGCAGATCCGGGAGAGCGAAGCATCGTGGCACTGGTTGGCCGAAGAAGGCGGTGGCATGCTTGGTGCCATCGGATCGCATATCATCGACGCCCTTTGTCATTGGTTCGGACCGTTTGCCATCATTCAGGGGCAAACGGTGAACCACGTCCCGAGGCGAAAAAGTGGACTGGACTGGGTGGGTACAACTGCCGAAGACAGTTTCTCATTCATCGGTCGATTCGAGAGTGGACCAACCTGTGCGGTCAGTTGCACGGTTGCGGCGGTGGGTCGCCCACTACAGATTGAGATTATCGGGACGGAAGGAACCTTGAGGATAAACGGACACGAACTGACGATGGCGACAGCCCAAACTAAACAATTTCATCCGGTACAATTGGAGCCACTCATGGATGCATCGTCCTTCCCCAAGGAGATTGAAGGGTACATCCATGCTCAGTGGCGTCTGTACGACGAACTGGCCAAGGCCATTGGTGGTCTACACTGCCCCCATCTGCCGACGATGGATGACGCTGTGCGAGTGCAGGCTGTGATGGATGCAATTCGCCGTATTCAAATCAAAGCAGACATCTGA
- a CDS encoding YfiT family bacillithiol transferase, which translates to MGDLRYPIGMYEPVLEVSGEDRKQLIREVEIQPAILRATVEKLTSEQMETPYRPGGWTIRQVVHHLADNNMNAYIRFKRGLTEDTPSSPSYREDLWAELPDYRQIPVGESLTLLDVLHRRFAVLLWALNPQDFRRTVAHSTLGVISLDTALHRFVWHNRHHIAQITRLCERMGW; encoded by the coding sequence ATGGGCGACTTACGCTACCCCATTGGTATGTATGAGCCTGTCCTCGAGGTAAGTGGTGAGGACAGGAAACAGTTGATCAGAGAGGTGGAAATTCAGCCTGCAATCCTGCGTGCCACGGTTGAAAAACTTACATCGGAACAGATGGAAACCCCGTATCGTCCTGGGGGATGGACGATTCGACAAGTGGTTCATCACTTGGCGGATAACAACATGAACGCATACATACGGTTCAAGCGGGGTCTGACGGAAGATACGCCAAGCTCACCGTCGTATCGGGAGGACTTGTGGGCTGAACTGCCCGACTATCGTCAGATTCCTGTTGGCGAGTCCCTGACCCTGCTGGATGTCTTACATAGGCGCTTTGCGGTTCTACTGTGGGCCCTCAATCCTCAAGATTTCCGCCGTACCGTCGCCCATTCAACATTGGGGGTTATCAGTCTCGACACGGCGCTACACAGGTTTGTATGGCATAATCGGCACCACATCGCTCAGATTACGAGATTGTGCGAACGTATGGGTTGGTGA